In Aminobacterium sp. MB27-C1, a single genomic region encodes these proteins:
- a CDS encoding RnfABCDGE type electron transport complex subunit B, whose product MVESLVYPALSLGGLGLFFGLLLGFAAKKFAVKIDPRVAKIREALPGANCGGCGYAGCDAYASAVVSGEASPAKCTAGGAEVAQKIAAILGVEVGHFVRKVAFVKCAGSKEKAKEISLYEGVLDCRKATIVPGGGTKACKNGCLGFGSCVAACAFDAIYMENGVAKVDERLCTGCGACASVCPRNVITLIPATQDIRVMCNSTQKGVGVKNVCEAGCIGCGLCAKMCPSQAITMKDNLPVINPDLCTGCQVCAMKCPVGAISVPVNEKAKQMAG is encoded by the coding sequence ATGGTTGAATCACTTGTCTATCCTGCGTTAAGCCTCGGTGGTTTAGGTTTGTTCTTCGGCTTGCTTTTGGGGTTTGCAGCTAAAAAATTTGCCGTGAAAATTGACCCGCGAGTAGCGAAGATTCGAGAGGCTCTGCCAGGGGCTAACTGTGGTGGTTGCGGTTACGCCGGATGTGACGCATATGCATCAGCCGTTGTTTCCGGAGAAGCGAGTCCTGCAAAGTGTACTGCTGGAGGGGCTGAAGTTGCTCAGAAAATAGCTGCTATTCTTGGTGTTGAAGTAGGGCATTTTGTACGGAAGGTTGCCTTTGTAAAGTGTGCAGGATCTAAGGAAAAGGCGAAAGAAATCTCTCTTTACGAAGGAGTATTGGATTGTAGAAAAGCAACAATTGTTCCCGGTGGAGGAACAAAGGCGTGTAAGAATGGTTGTTTAGGTTTTGGAAGTTGTGTTGCTGCTTGTGCTTTTGATGCCATATACATGGAAAATGGAGTCGCTAAAGTCGATGAAAGACTTTGCACAGGATGTGGCGCGTGCGCATCGGTTTGTCCCAGAAATGTCATTACTTTGATTCCGGCTACCCAGGACATTCGCGTTATGTGTAATTCGACACAGAAAGGTGTTGGCGTTAAAAACGTCTGCGAGGCAGGGTGTATCGGTTGTGGACTTTGTGCCAAGATGTGCCCTTCTCAGGCCATTACAATGAAAGACAATTTGCCAGTAATAAATCCGGATCTATGCACAGGATGTCAGGTTTGTGCCATGAAGTGCCCGGTAGGAGCAATTAGTGTTCCTGTTAATGAGAAAGCGAAACAGATGGCAGGCTAA
- the rsxA gene encoding electron transport complex subunit RsxA yields the protein MSFFAIFIDALLVHNIVLSRFLGICPFLGVSSKVGTAVGMGLAVVFVIFLSSIMTWLVYNLVLVPLDITYLSTLAFILVIAALVQFVEMVVRKKWESLYWALGIYLPLITTNCAVLGVAVINMNENYTLLQAIVHSLGASLGFLLAIVLMAGLRERLQENTNMPKALQGLPISLITAALMSIAFLGFSGLIS from the coding sequence ATGAGCTTTTTTGCCATATTTATTGATGCTCTTTTAGTGCATAATATCGTTCTCTCAAGGTTTTTGGGTATCTGTCCTTTCCTTGGAGTTTCGAGCAAAGTCGGCACAGCTGTAGGAATGGGACTTGCCGTAGTCTTTGTTATATTTCTTTCTTCTATTATGACATGGCTGGTATATAACTTGGTGCTTGTTCCACTTGACATAACATATCTTTCTACACTGGCCTTTATTTTGGTTATTGCAGCTTTAGTTCAGTTCGTAGAGATGGTGGTTCGAAAGAAGTGGGAATCTCTCTATTGGGCCCTTGGTATTTACCTTCCTCTCATTACGACAAACTGTGCTGTTTTAGGTGTTGCCGTTATCAATATGAATGAAAATTACACCCTGCTTCAGGCGATAGTTCACTCTCTTGGCGCTTCTTTGGGCTTTTTGCTTGCTATCGTTCTTATGGCGGGATTGCGAGAAAGGCTTCAGGAGAATACAAATATGCCAAAAGCGCTGCAGGGATTGCCCATCAGTCTTATTACAGCAGCCTTAATGTCGATAGCGTTTTTAGGCTTTAGTGGATTGATTTCGTAG
- the rsxE gene encoding electron transport complex subunit RsxE — protein sequence MIIERLKNGIIKNNPTFVQVIGMCPTLAVTTSAENGLGMGLAATVVLMGSNVVISALKRLIPDEIRIPAFIIIIATFVTLIQFFMQAFLPALNKALGIFIPLIVVNCIILGRAEAYASKNSVLPSLFDAIGMGLGFTLALVVLGSIRELLGTGTVFGMSLLPATYNPALIMILAPGGFLTLGMLMALINFINMKRKKENERISRYADA from the coding sequence ATGATCATAGAGAGACTCAAAAATGGAATTATAAAAAACAACCCTACTTTTGTGCAAGTTATTGGTATGTGCCCTACTCTTGCCGTAACGACAAGTGCTGAAAACGGTCTGGGCATGGGGCTCGCTGCCACAGTAGTTCTGATGGGGTCGAATGTTGTTATTTCAGCATTGAAGCGACTTATTCCCGATGAAATCAGAATACCGGCGTTCATCATTATCATCGCCACTTTTGTGACTTTAATTCAATTTTTTATGCAGGCCTTTCTTCCTGCCCTCAACAAGGCGTTGGGAATATTTATTCCTTTGATCGTCGTTAATTGCATTATATTGGGTCGTGCAGAGGCCTATGCTTCTAAAAACAGCGTTCTACCTTCTCTTTTCGATGCAATTGGTATGGGCTTGGGTTTTACCCTTGCGTTGGTAGTTTTGGGGTCTATTAGAGAGCTCTTGGGTACAGGAACTGTTTTTGGCATGTCTCTTCTTCCTGCAACCTATAATCCAGCCCTCATCATGATATTGGCTCCTGGCGGCTTTTTGACTCTCGGTATGCTTATGGCTCTTATTAATTTCATTAACATGAAAAGAAAGAAAGAAAACGAGAGAATAAGCCGTTATGCCGATGCATAA
- a CDS encoding RnfABCDGE type electron transport complex subunit G: MKKIYKLGATLFLITAVAGLLLGWVHAVTEEPIARLLEKEKIEAMKATLPVAQEFKLLNADLTSSGIIREVNEGYNNGNIVGYNIKVAPKGYGGVIEMMVGISIDGTLRGIQILSHSETPGLGAEAGKPAFSNQFSDRHVDALSVVKGETSNENEIQAMTGATITSRAVTDGVNQALRFFHSSLKGEGA; the protein is encoded by the coding sequence GTGAAGAAAATTTACAAGCTTGGAGCCACTCTCTTTCTCATAACGGCGGTAGCGGGACTTCTTCTTGGCTGGGTTCATGCTGTTACCGAGGAACCTATTGCCCGTCTTCTTGAAAAAGAGAAGATTGAAGCTATGAAAGCAACTCTTCCTGTAGCGCAGGAATTTAAATTGTTGAATGCGGATCTTACTTCCAGCGGCATTATTCGCGAAGTTAACGAAGGATATAACAATGGAAACATTGTTGGATACAATATCAAAGTTGCCCCTAAAGGATATGGCGGAGTTATTGAAATGATGGTGGGTATCTCAATAGATGGAACGTTACGGGGTATTCAGATTCTTTCTCATAGCGAAACTCCGGGTTTGGGTGCAGAAGCGGGGAAACCTGCCTTTTCAAATCAGTTTTCCGATCGCCATGTTGATGCTCTCTCTGTTGTAAAGGGAGAGACTTCAAATGAAAATGAAATACAGGCAATGACTGGTGCCACTATTACATCCAGGGCCGTAACAGATGGAGTCAATCAGGCCTTGCGCTTTTTCCACTCCAGTCTGAAAGGAGAAGGAGCATAG
- a CDS encoding RnfABCDGE type electron transport complex subunit D, with protein MSEKKLIVSSSPHLRSHTTVQTVMGDVLIALVPAMIAAFYFFGLQAVMVVAVCVLSCVLSEALCQKAMNRTSTIKDLSAVVTGLLLAFNLPPTVPLWLAAVGGVFAIIVVKQFFGGIGQNIVNPALAARAVLLASWPVSMTTWTIDGVSTATPLALLKEGTLSSLPSLTDVFIGHVGGCIGETSALALLLGGAYLLFRKVISWHIPVVYIATVFVLTAILGRDGFMSANPLYEIFLGGLMLGAFFMATDYTTSPMTKQGQVIFALGCGVLTTLIRLYGGYAEGVSYSILIMNLFVPLIDRVTVPRIFGEVR; from the coding sequence ATGTCTGAAAAGAAATTGATTGTATCATCATCTCCCCATCTCCGCTCGCACACAACTGTACAGACAGTTATGGGAGATGTGCTTATCGCTCTTGTGCCTGCTATGATAGCGGCCTTTTATTTTTTTGGTCTTCAGGCGGTAATGGTTGTTGCTGTATGCGTTCTTTCTTGTGTTCTTTCTGAGGCTCTTTGCCAAAAAGCTATGAACCGTACGTCGACGATAAAAGATCTTAGTGCAGTTGTTACCGGCTTGCTTTTAGCTTTTAACCTTCCTCCTACAGTGCCCCTTTGGCTTGCGGCTGTTGGGGGAGTCTTTGCCATAATAGTGGTGAAGCAGTTTTTTGGAGGAATTGGACAGAATATAGTGAACCCAGCTCTTGCTGCTCGGGCTGTTCTTTTGGCGTCATGGCCAGTTTCTATGACAACGTGGACCATTGATGGGGTTTCTACGGCTACGCCTCTTGCTCTTCTAAAAGAGGGGACGCTGTCATCTCTTCCCTCTTTGACCGATGTTTTTATCGGCCATGTTGGAGGATGCATAGGGGAAACATCGGCTTTGGCCCTGCTTTTGGGAGGCGCCTATCTTCTCTTCAGAAAGGTAATAAGCTGGCATATTCCCGTAGTCTATATTGCTACTGTATTTGTTCTTACAGCCATTTTGGGACGCGATGGTTTTATGTCTGCAAATCCATTGTACGAAATTTTTCTTGGCGGACTTATGTTGGGTGCCTTTTTTATGGCTACCGATTATACGACGTCACCTATGACTAAACAGGGACAAGTCATCTTTGCTTTAGGGTGTGGGGTTTTAACAACATTGATACGTTTATATGGAGGGTACGCGGAAGGCGTATCGTACTCCATTCTTATTATGAATCTTTTTGTTCCGCTTATTGATAGAGTAACAGTTCCGCGGATTTTCGGAGAGGTGAGATAG
- the rsxC gene encoding electron transport complex subunit RsxC yields the protein MKLLTFRGGVHPPDNKHWTSDQPVEIVLPKGDLVYPMGQHIGAPCVPAVKKGDRVLVGQKIGEPQGPVSAAIYASVSGTVKNVTAMPTPSGIDMLSVIVENDGLYEEIEPLNCRSFENLTASELRDIIRDAGIVGMGGACFPACIKLTPPAECVIDHVIVNAAECEPYLTSDYRLMLEEAEAIAEGAKILLQIFPKAHLHIAIEDNKPLAIEKMKKAVQGIENVTVNVLKTKYPQGGEKQLIFAVTGREVPSGKLPADAGCVVSNAYTVYEIRNAVVTGRTSLSRIVTVSGDAVATPKNMKVRLGTSFRELIEAAGGFVTPPVKVLAGGPMMGMSVNSLDVPVIKGTSGIIALSDKAVHLYDEYPCIRCGRCVEACPMGLLPFKLNALSLKNDYMGFKENGGMNCIECGSCSFMCPSKRHLVQSCREAKRSVIAAMKRKG from the coding sequence ATGAAGCTTTTAACATTTAGAGGTGGGGTCCATCCTCCCGATAACAAACATTGGACATCGGATCAACCGGTAGAAATAGTATTACCAAAGGGAGACCTTGTCTACCCTATGGGGCAACATATAGGAGCTCCGTGTGTTCCTGCTGTGAAAAAAGGAGACAGAGTTCTCGTTGGGCAAAAAATAGGAGAGCCGCAGGGGCCCGTATCAGCAGCTATTTACGCCAGTGTTTCTGGAACTGTTAAAAACGTAACGGCTATGCCTACTCCTTCTGGAATTGATATGCTCTCAGTTATTGTTGAGAATGACGGTCTTTACGAAGAGATAGAGCCGTTGAACTGTCGGTCTTTTGAGAATTTAACGGCTTCGGAGTTGCGAGATATCATACGTGATGCTGGTATTGTCGGTATGGGAGGCGCTTGTTTCCCTGCCTGTATTAAGCTTACACCGCCTGCCGAATGTGTTATTGATCATGTTATTGTGAATGCAGCCGAGTGTGAACCATATCTCACTTCTGACTATCGTCTTATGCTTGAGGAAGCAGAGGCTATTGCAGAGGGAGCCAAGATCTTACTTCAGATTTTCCCGAAAGCTCATCTTCATATAGCAATAGAAGATAACAAACCACTGGCTATAGAGAAGATGAAAAAGGCTGTTCAGGGCATAGAAAATGTAACGGTGAATGTTCTGAAGACCAAATATCCCCAAGGTGGAGAGAAACAGCTCATATTTGCGGTTACAGGGCGAGAAGTTCCCTCTGGGAAACTTCCTGCTGATGCGGGGTGTGTGGTCAGCAATGCGTACACTGTCTACGAGATCCGTAATGCCGTTGTAACAGGGAGAACCTCTCTTTCTCGAATCGTAACGGTTTCAGGAGATGCAGTTGCTACACCTAAAAATATGAAAGTACGTTTAGGAACATCTTTCCGTGAACTTATAGAGGCTGCAGGTGGTTTTGTAACTCCGCCCGTTAAGGTCTTAGCCGGTGGCCCTATGATGGGCATGTCGGTAAATAGCCTTGATGTTCCAGTTATTAAGGGTACGTCTGGCATTATTGCTCTCTCTGATAAAGCTGTTCATCTGTATGATGAATATCCATGTATTCGTTGTGGACGATGTGTAGAAGCTTGTCCCATGGGGCTTCTTCCCTTTAAACTCAATGCTCTCTCTCTCAAGAATGATTACATGGGATTTAAGGAAAATGGCGGAATGAACTGTATAGAGTGTGGATCATGCTCTTTTATGTGCCCCTCTAAGAGGCATTTGGTGCAATCGTGCCGAGAGGCGAAACGATCCGTCATCGCAGCGATGAAGAGAAAGGGGTAA
- a CDS encoding transglycosylase SLT domain-containing protein: MRKGIRRSILTVLLLSMAGLLAFTAGSRYIHASPRNRRGTIQSQKIQLHDWSSEPAVASFYQIGRFVTNRFSDVTLTYTNPLFTLSETIQDSVETMSMLTRFIQKQNPAISRDIAARQAAAFLRYSIKYGAPLDLVVAVANTESHFNPNARSSHGAAGVMQVTWRVHENLLRANGIRSEEELYTPEKGIAAGCLLISRYLRAYGSPEKALGRYYGGPSSVYWARVSRNLSKLQRYRPGNRL; this comes from the coding sequence ATGAGGAAAGGTATTCGACGTAGTATCCTCACTGTTTTACTACTCTCCATGGCCGGGCTATTAGCCTTTACTGCAGGAAGTCGCTATATTCATGCCTCTCCACGAAACAGGAGAGGAACGATACAGTCTCAGAAAATTCAACTTCACGATTGGAGTTCAGAGCCTGCTGTCGCTTCGTTTTACCAGATAGGTCGTTTTGTAACGAATCGTTTTTCAGATGTTACATTAACGTATACAAATCCACTTTTTACCCTTTCAGAAACCATTCAGGATTCTGTAGAAACAATGAGCATGCTTACCCGTTTCATTCAGAAACAAAATCCGGCCATTTCGAGAGATATTGCAGCACGACAAGCCGCTGCCTTTTTGAGGTATTCCATCAAATATGGAGCTCCTCTTGATCTTGTAGTAGCGGTAGCAAATACGGAAAGTCATTTCAATCCCAACGCGCGAAGTTCCCACGGTGCTGCTGGTGTTATGCAAGTCACATGGAGAGTTCATGAGAATTTATTGCGGGCCAATGGCATTCGCAGTGAAGAGGAACTCTACACGCCTGAAAAGGGGATCGCTGCTGGCTGTCTTTTGATTTCAAGATATCTGAGAGCCTATGGATCACCAGAAAAAGCTTTGGGACGTTATTATGGCGGCCCGTCTTCTGTTTATTGGGCAAGAGTTTCTAGAAATTTATCGAAACTTCAACGGTATCGCCCAGGAAATCGTCTATAA
- a CDS encoding class I SAM-dependent rRNA methyltransferase, whose amino-acid sequence MSKIKGAILNRKGLDRLHKRHPWIFKGHLATFPQAEPGDFISLYNNRGKIEGWGFWGAGALCIRVLSFDTEKPELHALLRERLVTSLASRKRWLPQASAFRLVHSESDGLPGLIIDIYGSVACMQLLSAGWYRNREMIIGTLLELLPLNAIVLRNDVRYLEQEGIPRENRLLWGTLPEGDSVDIPFYEMQERVYPLAGQKTGIYLDVRNLPNLFKEVCPRADVLDCFSFQGHFGLHALHWGARSITAIEQSQEALSVYEENISLNGLSSENVHFHHGNAFDELRALEAEKKTFDIIIMDPPPFSPGKAQIESARRGYKELALRAYRLLRSEGILLYLCCSHAFSRQMLIDVLSDAAFDTKSTFRIVREGHQPEDHPIALEIPETNYLKGLLIQKTSK is encoded by the coding sequence ATGAGTAAAATTAAAGGCGCTATTCTTAATCGCAAAGGCCTTGACCGTCTGCACAAAAGGCACCCATGGATTTTTAAAGGTCATCTTGCAACTTTTCCACAAGCCGAACCTGGCGATTTTATTTCTCTTTATAATAACCGCGGGAAAATTGAAGGATGGGGGTTCTGGGGGGCTGGAGCACTTTGTATTCGCGTTCTTTCTTTTGACACAGAGAAACCAGAACTTCACGCATTGCTTCGAGAACGCTTGGTCACGAGTCTCGCATCTAGAAAACGCTGGCTTCCTCAAGCTAGTGCTTTCCGTCTTGTTCACAGTGAATCTGATGGTTTACCGGGCTTAATTATAGATATATACGGTTCGGTAGCCTGCATGCAACTTCTATCTGCAGGATGGTATAGAAATCGAGAGATGATCATCGGCACGCTTCTTGAACTTCTTCCCCTTAACGCTATTGTGCTTCGCAATGATGTTCGTTATCTGGAACAAGAAGGTATTCCACGCGAAAATCGGCTTCTATGGGGAACTTTACCTGAAGGGGATAGCGTTGATATTCCTTTTTATGAAATGCAAGAACGCGTCTACCCCCTTGCTGGCCAAAAGACAGGAATATATCTTGATGTTCGAAACCTGCCTAACCTTTTTAAAGAAGTTTGCCCTCGTGCTGATGTTCTTGATTGCTTTTCCTTTCAGGGGCACTTTGGGCTACACGCTCTCCACTGGGGAGCCCGCTCCATAACAGCTATTGAGCAATCGCAAGAAGCTTTATCTGTTTACGAAGAAAATATCTCTTTAAACGGACTTTCTTCTGAAAACGTTCATTTCCATCATGGAAACGCTTTCGATGAACTGCGAGCGCTGGAAGCGGAAAAAAAGACGTTTGACATAATTATTATGGATCCGCCGCCCTTTTCTCCAGGGAAAGCACAGATAGAATCTGCCAGACGAGGCTATAAAGAGTTAGCCCTTCGGGCCTATCGGCTTCTCCGTTCTGAAGGAATTCTTTTGTATCTTTGCTGTAGTCATGCTTTTAGTCGGCAAATGCTTATAGATGTGCTTAGTGATGCCGCTTTTGACACTAAAAGTACTTTTCGGATTGTTCGTGAAGGGCATCAACCTGAAGATCATCCTATCGCTCTTGAAATTCCCGAAACTAACTATCTCAAGGGGCTTCTTATACAAAAGACAAGTAAATAA
- a CDS encoding 2-isopropylmalate synthase translates to MDTNETIRIFDTTLRDGEQAAGINLNKEEKLQIATQLAKMKVDIIEAGFPAASHGDFEAVKRIADNVSGTTIAGLARTKRHDIGTAYEALKSAAHPMIHTFIATSPIHMEYKLKMTPQEVLAEVEKGVTFARSLVESVEFSAEDASRSDPSFLAEVFRTAARCGATTLNIPDTVGYAVPHEFAGFIKTVIKASGLNNVTWSVHCHNDLGLAVANSLSAIRAGARQVECTINGIGERAGNTSLEEVVMALKTRKDCFQYETNLDTTCLYTLSSLVSRMTGFAVPPNKAIVGANAFAHEAGIHQHGVLCNKATYEIMNPEDVGAPGSRLVLGKHSGKHAFRKQIEELGFSISEDRLTETMTLFKELCDRKEIVTSDDLEAMITSNLLARAQ, encoded by the coding sequence ATGGACACCAATGAAACGATTCGCATTTTCGACACTACTCTCAGAGATGGAGAACAGGCAGCTGGAATCAATCTCAATAAAGAAGAAAAACTTCAGATAGCAACTCAACTTGCAAAAATGAAGGTTGATATTATTGAAGCTGGATTTCCTGCAGCCTCTCACGGAGATTTTGAAGCTGTAAAACGTATCGCTGATAACGTTTCCGGAACAACGATAGCTGGCCTTGCCAGAACAAAACGTCACGATATCGGTACCGCTTATGAAGCTTTAAAAAGCGCAGCCCATCCGATGATTCACACGTTTATTGCAACAAGTCCTATTCATATGGAGTACAAGCTCAAAATGACTCCCCAGGAGGTACTTGCTGAAGTAGAAAAAGGAGTAACCTTTGCAAGAAGTCTCGTGGAGAGTGTCGAATTTTCTGCAGAAGATGCAAGTCGTTCAGATCCATCCTTCTTAGCTGAAGTCTTTCGTACCGCTGCTCGGTGCGGAGCAACCACTTTAAACATTCCAGATACAGTAGGATACGCTGTACCCCATGAATTTGCAGGGTTCATTAAAACTGTTATCAAGGCATCAGGGCTAAACAATGTAACGTGGTCTGTTCATTGTCACAACGATCTTGGATTGGCAGTAGCAAATTCTCTCTCAGCTATACGTGCCGGTGCCAGACAGGTTGAATGCACAATAAACGGTATTGGAGAACGAGCTGGCAATACGTCTCTTGAAGAAGTTGTTATGGCCCTCAAAACGAGAAAAGACTGCTTTCAATACGAAACAAATCTCGATACGACTTGTCTTTATACGTTGAGTTCACTTGTCTCTCGAATGACGGGGTTTGCGGTTCCTCCCAATAAAGCCATTGTAGGCGCTAACGCCTTTGCCCATGAAGCGGGAATTCATCAACATGGCGTTCTTTGTAATAAAGCCACCTATGAAATTATGAACCCCGAGGATGTAGGAGCCCCTGGAAGCCGACTTGTTTTGGGGAAACACTCTGGGAAGCATGCTTTCAGAAAACAAATAGAAGAGCTGGGTTTCTCTATTTCAGAAGACCGCCTTACCGAAACAATGACCCTTTTCAAAGAACTCTGCGATCGTAAAGAAATTGTAACGTCAGACGATCTGGAGGCAATGATTACGAGCAATCTTTTGGCAAGGGCCCAGTAG
- a CDS encoding 3-isopropylmalate dehydratase large subunit — protein sequence MARTLVSSIIAAHSKESAREGEICKVRVDFAFANDITTPPAVNSFRKMGARHVFDPQRCAVLPDHFTPNRDIASAEQTKRGKEFAKSQNMLYWEVGRVGIEHAFLPEQGYILPGDIVTGADSHTCTGGALGALSTGMGSSDLAAVWALGETWLKVPQTLRVDFVGERPGWITGKDMILSLLGQIGVQGARYMALEFGGEAVENLPMDDRFTISNMAVEAGAKVGIFVPDEMTLEYASKRAKRTFIPIYPDINAAYTRRETIDVTHMEPVVALPHSPDNVTSVSSCHPLDIHQVFIGSCTNGRFRDIEMAALLMKGKKVAENLRCIVIPASYEVYNRALEKGYIQIFANAGAVVCTPTCGPCLGGHMGILAAGERCVSTSNRNFVGRMGHSQSELILASPLVAAASAITGKLTDPRNVASHEFFTTLEGK from the coding sequence ATGGCAAGAACGTTGGTTAGCTCTATTATCGCAGCACATAGTAAGGAATCCGCCAGGGAAGGAGAGATCTGCAAGGTTCGCGTAGACTTTGCTTTTGCTAATGATATTACTACGCCTCCTGCCGTAAACTCTTTTCGCAAAATGGGAGCACGGCACGTCTTTGATCCTCAAAGATGTGCCGTGTTACCCGATCACTTTACACCAAATCGCGACATTGCATCAGCAGAACAGACCAAAAGGGGAAAAGAATTTGCAAAATCACAGAATATGCTCTACTGGGAAGTAGGACGAGTAGGAATAGAACACGCATTTCTTCCTGAACAAGGATATATTCTCCCTGGAGATATTGTAACTGGCGCGGATAGTCATACGTGCACCGGTGGAGCTTTGGGAGCCCTTTCAACCGGAATGGGAAGTTCGGATCTTGCAGCCGTATGGGCGTTGGGCGAAACATGGTTGAAAGTTCCTCAGACATTAAGAGTTGACTTTGTAGGGGAAAGACCGGGCTGGATCACCGGGAAAGATATGATTCTCTCTCTCTTAGGCCAAATAGGCGTTCAGGGAGCCCGTTACATGGCACTTGAATTCGGAGGGGAAGCCGTTGAAAATCTTCCCATGGACGATCGTTTCACCATCTCAAATATGGCTGTTGAGGCAGGAGCAAAGGTCGGCATCTTTGTTCCTGATGAAATGACACTTGAATACGCCTCGAAACGGGCCAAGCGAACCTTTATTCCCATATATCCCGATATAAACGCCGCCTATACTCGCAGAGAAACTATTGATGTAACTCACATGGAGCCAGTCGTTGCCCTTCCCCACTCTCCTGATAATGTAACCTCGGTTTCATCGTGCCATCCTCTCGATATTCATCAGGTTTTCATTGGATCTTGCACAAATGGGAGGTTCAGAGATATAGAGATGGCAGCTCTTCTCATGAAGGGGAAAAAGGTAGCAGAGAATCTTCGATGCATTGTCATCCCCGCATCATATGAAGTTTATAATCGCGCTCTTGAAAAGGGATACATTCAAATTTTCGCCAATGCGGGAGCCGTTGTCTGTACGCCTACATGCGGACCATGCCTTGGGGGCCATATGGGAATTCTGGCAGCGGGAGAACGGTGCGTTTCTACAAGCAATCGAAACTTTGTAGGTCGAATGGGGCATTCCCAAAGTGAGCTTATACTGGCCAGTCCGTTAGTGGCTGCTGCAAGTGCCATTACGGGAAAACTTACAGATCCGAGAAACGTAGCGTCTCATGAATTTTTCACAACACTGGAGGGGAAATAG
- a CDS encoding 3-isopropylmalate dehydratase small subunit, whose product MAQNLQGKAWTFSDNIDTDVIIPARYLTSSNETELGSHCMEDIDAEFSKKVASGDIIVAGENFGCGSSREHAPLAIKGAGCSCVITASFARIFFRNAINVGLPIFECPEAVAAIENGDELIIKPEEGTIENISQGKVFSVVPFSPFLQELIEQGGLIPYVQKQLSVRGE is encoded by the coding sequence ATGGCACAAAATCTTCAGGGAAAAGCCTGGACATTTTCAGATAATATTGATACCGACGTCATCATTCCGGCCCGATATCTCACTTCAAGTAATGAAACAGAACTCGGATCCCATTGTATGGAAGATATCGATGCCGAATTTTCTAAAAAGGTAGCAAGTGGAGACATTATTGTGGCAGGTGAAAACTTTGGATGCGGCTCGTCTCGTGAGCATGCTCCACTCGCAATAAAAGGTGCTGGTTGTAGTTGCGTTATTACTGCGTCTTTCGCTCGAATATTTTTCAGAAATGCCATTAATGTGGGGCTTCCCATTTTTGAATGTCCGGAAGCTGTTGCCGCTATCGAAAACGGTGACGAACTTATAATCAAACCAGAAGAAGGAACGATAGAAAATATTTCTCAGGGAAAGGTCTTTTCTGTTGTTCCCTTTTCTCCATTTTTGCAAGAGCTTATAGAACAAGGTGGTCTCATACCTTATGTACAAAAACAACTTTCAGTCAGGGGGGAATAA